One genomic window of Quercus lobata isolate SW786 chromosome 9, ValleyOak3.0 Primary Assembly, whole genome shotgun sequence includes the following:
- the LOC115961078 gene encoding toll/interleukin-1 receptor-like protein, with protein MYSLGFRGEDTRNGFTDHLYFALKQKGIFTFRDDEKLERGKSISPKLLKVIEESRFAIVILSRNYASSIWCLDELAKIIKCMKETGMTILPIFYKVDPSDVRKQTGTFAEAFVKHKKENKKKVQKWRATLREVANFSGWHLQDG; from the coding sequence ATGTATTCCTTAGGTTTTAGAGGTGAGGATACACGCAATGGTTTTACAGACCatttatattttgctttgaaACAAAAAGGCATTTTTACCTTTAGAGATGATGAAAAACTTGAGAGAGGAAAATCAATTTCACCAAAGCTCTTGAAAGTAATTGAAGAATCGAGATTTGCTATTGTCATTCTCTCAAGAAACTATGCATCTTCAATATGGTGCCTAGATGAACTTGCAAAGATCATTAAATGCATGAAAGAGACTGGAATGACAATTCTACCTATTTTTTATAAAGTGGATCCATCAGATGTACGAAAGCAGACAGGAACTTTTGCAGAAGCTTTTGTTAAACACAAAAAGGAGAACAAAAAGAAGGTGCAGAAATGGAGAGCTACTTTGAGAGAAGTGGCCAATTTCTCAGGGTGGCATTTGCAGGATGGGTAA
- the LOC115961077 gene encoding TMV resistance protein N-like: MGLNDVRIIGVWGMGRIGKTTLARVVFHMVSNKFEGCCFLANVREVYEKEGLVRLQEQFILQIFNESMSIQDVCHGVSVIENRLRHKRILLVLDDVNQLDQINKLAEKRIWFGSGSRVIITTRDRHLLEILEVEEIFDVEGLNYNEALHLLSLKAFKKVHPPKDYIEVSKDIVYYANGLPLAIEILGSFLFDRSIDKWKSTLNKLKEFPNNEILKVLKISFDGLDEVEKEIFLHIACFFNHKIKNDVVKILAYLHLSPNVGMEVLVEKSLIKVRGNRLWMHDLLQQMGRDIVYQECPKEPGKRSRLWSFWDINNVLTNNKTKTTGTEAVQGVVLEFYVPKMVDWNPEAFAKLQYLKLLKICGVHLTNDLKHLPNSLRFLDWKGYPLKSLPSSFQSNELVELCMCCSYIERLWKGTKSFEMLKFIKLTKSQKLIETPNIIKVPNLMTLVLEDCINLRTIHPSIGIHKMLTILNLEGCKNLTSLPSKFEMDCLTYLNLSRCSKIKQIPEFGRNMKRVHTLLLGGTAITKLPTSIEHLTNLDSLSLWDCKNLVCLPSTICNLKLVRLVDLYGCSKLNRLLENLGNAESLERLYMSKTAIRKVPSSIGLLKNLKTLSFNECKGLSSSSSNKLWNELLPFYSMRRSPDPMDMLFSSLSGACSLTGLNLSDCNLKVISDDIGSLFSLELLDLSGNDFVCLPESIIQLLKLKWVVLDNCTSLRSLPKLPLNIESIYAEGSEMPEWFRHQSMGAEVNIKQPSHLYNEWMGIVVCIVFCSHDVDHQISCLIPLYCSLTANGKRMSPALGNSLIPKVLPDHLWLLYVTPQFFDEKSNKLLSESDANGFTQIGIKIETGGPSEEVKKCGFRMIYNKDIKDLDRTMAQHSNSSISPYESMAMIVECDKAKRSCDDYDGAGLSGEGSSNDISNPKRIKRHTETHGNSDCEE; encoded by the exons ATGGGATTAAATGATGTTCGTATTATAGGGGTTTGGGGAATGGGGAGAATTGGTAAAACAACTCTTGCTAGAGTTGTTTTTCATATGGTTTCTAATAAATTTGAAGGTTGTTGTTTTCTTGCAAATGTTAGGGAAGTTTATGAAAAAGAGGGTTTAGTGCGATTACAAGAACAatttattcttcaaattttcaatgaaaGTATGAGTATACAAGATGTTTGTCATGGAGTTTCAGTGATCGAGAATAGGTTACGTCATAAAAGAATTCTTCTCGTTCTTGATGATGTAAATCAATTAGACCAAATAAATAAGTTAGCTGAGAAGCGTATTTGGTTTGGTTCAGGTAGTAGAGTTatcataacaacaagggataGACATTTACTAGAAATACTTGAAGTAGAAGAAATATTTGACGTTGAAGGATTGAATTATAATGAAGCTCTTCATCTTTTGAGTTTGAAAGCTTTTAAAAAAGTCCATCCTCCCAAGGATTATATAGAGGTATCCAAAGATATTGTGTATTATGCTAATGGTCTTCCTTTAGCTATTGAGATTTTGGGCTCTTTTTTGTTCGATAGAAGTATTGATAAATGGAAAAGTACATTAAATAAGCTTAAAGAATTTCCTAATAATGAAATTCTCAAAGTacttaaaataagttttgatggaCTTGATGAGGTAGAGAAGGAAATATTCCTACACATTGCATGTTTCTTTAATCATAAGATCAAAAATGATGTAGTAAAAATACTAGCTTATCTTCACCTTTCCCCTAATGTTGGAATGGAGGTTCTTGTTGAGAAATCTCTCATAAAAGTTCGTGGCAATAGATTGTGGATGCATGATTTACTACAACAAATGGGTAGGGATATAGTTTATCAAGAGTGCCCTAAAGAACCTGGAAAGCGTAGCAGACTATGGTCATTTTGGGACATTAACAATGTACTCACAAATAATAAG ACAAAAACTACA GGAACAGAGGCAGTTCAAGGCGTAGTACTAGAATTTTATGTACCAAAAATGGTAGATTGGAATCCCGAAGCCTTTGCAAAGCTGCAATATCTAAAATTGCTCAAAATTTGTGGCGTTCATCTTACGAATGATCTTAAACATCTTCCCAATAGCTTAAGATTTCTTGATTGGAAAGGGTACCCTTTGAAATCGTTGCCATCAAGTTTCCAATCAAATGAGCTTGTTGAACTTTGCATGTGTTGTAGCTACATTGAACGACTTTGGAAAGGAACAAAG AGTTTTGAGATGTTGAAATTTATCAAGTTGACAAAATCTCAAAAACTTATTGAAACCCCAAACATCATTAAAGTCCCAAATCTTATGACATTGGTTCTTGAAGATTGTATAAATTTACGTACAATTCACCCATCAATTGGAATTCATAAAATGCTTACTATTCTTAATTTAGAAGGATGCAAGAACCTCACAAGCCTTCCAAGCAAGTTTGAAATGGATTGTCTTACGTATCTTAATCTTTCCAGATgctcaaaaataaaacaaattccAGAATTCGGGAGAAACATGAAACGTGTACACACACTTCTCTTGGGTGGTACTGCAATTACAAAACTACCCACATCAATTGAGCATTTGACTAATCTTGATTCATTGAGTTTATGGGATTGCAAAAATCTTGTGTGTTTACCTAGCACCATTTGTAATTTGAAGTTGGTTAGATTAGTCGATCTTTACGGATGCTCAAAGCTAAATAGACTGCTAGAGAACCTAGGGAATGCCGAAAGTCTAGAGCGGTTGTACATGAGCAAAACTGCTATAAGAAAGGTCCCTTCTTCCATTGGTCTCTTAAAGAATCTTAAAACACTGTCTTTCAATGAATGTAAGGggttatcatcatcatcatctaataAATTGTGGAATGAGCTCCTCCCTTTTTATTCAATGCGAAGAAGTCCTGATCCCATGGACATGCTATTCTCTTCTTTATCAGGTGCATGTTCTTTGACTGGCTTGAACTTAAGCGATTGCAATCTCAAGGTAATATCTGATGATATTGGTTCCTTATTCTCTTTAGAACTTTTGGATCTAAGTGGAAATGATTTTGTTTGCCTTCCGGAAAGCATCATTCaacttttgaaattgaaatggGTGGTGTTGGATAATTGCACTAGTCTTCGATCATTGCCAAAGCTTCCATTGAATATTGAATCCATTTATGCCGAAG GAAGTGAAATGCCAGAGTGGTTTAGGCACCAAAGCATGGGGGCTGAAGTGAATATAAAACAACCCTCTCATTTGTATAATGAGTGGATGGGAATTGTTGTTTGCATTGTGTTTTGTTCACATGATGTTGATCACCAAATCAGTTGCTTAATTCCCCTGTACTGTTCATTGACAGCCAATGGAAAAAGAATGTCTCCTGCACTAGGCAATAGCTTAATTCCTAAGGTTTTACCAGATCACCTTTGGCTACTCTATGTAACTCCTCAATTCTTCGATGagaaatcaaataaattattgtCTGAAAGTGATGCGAATGGATTCACTCAGATTGgaataaaaattgaaacagGAGGTCCAAGCGAGGAGGTTAAAAAATGCGGGTTCCGTATGATATACAATAAAGACATAAAAGATCTCGACCGAACAATGGCCCAGCATAGCAACAGCAGCATCTCTCCTTATGAGAGCATGGCTATGATAGTGGAATGTGACAAAGCCAAACGAAGTTGTGATGATTACGATGGGGCTGGACTCAGTGGAGAAGGAAGCTCTAATGACATATCAAATCCAAAAAGGATTAAAAGGCACACAGAAACCCATGGTAACTCTGATTGTGAGGAGTAA